The uncultured Carboxylicivirga sp. genomic interval CCATTTTATAAATGGAGGCGTCCTATTTTTTGAATGAGCAATAACAAAGACATAGAGCTTATAAAGAATATTAAAAGAGGTGACGTTGCCGCTTTTTCGCAGATCATTGATAAATACCAACACATGGCATTTACTTTGGCTAAAGGAATTGTGAAAAACCAACAGGAAGCCGAAGAAGTAACCCAAGATGCCTTTGTTAAAGCTTATAAATCGTTGGATAAATACAAAGGAGATGCCTCCTTTTCAACCTGGCTTTATCGGATTGTTTACAATACATCTATATCCAAACTAAGAAGCCGAAAACCTAATACCGAAGACCTTGACAGTAAAGAAGCTATTCAATACGAAGCTAACTATGCTGAAAACAATATGCATAGATTGGAATTACAAGAGCGTAAAAAGGTACTGAAAAAAGCTTTGGGTAAGCTAAAAGAAGAAGACGCATTTATTTT includes:
- a CDS encoding RNA polymerase sigma factor — encoded protein: MSNNKDIELIKNIKRGDVAAFSQIIDKYQHMAFTLAKGIVKNQQEAEEVTQDAFVKAYKSLDKYKGDASFSTWLYRIVYNTSISKLRSRKPNTEDLDSKEAIQYEANYAENNMHRLELQERKKVLKKALGKLKEEDAFILILYYYKEHSIEEISQATGLSTANVKVKLYRGRKQMQLELNAILKGELNSIL